The genomic interval AATTGTATTTGTGGATGGATCCAGTCTCCCGATTTTGTTTGCATCTGCTTCCACAAAGTATGCATTTCCATCAGAGTTATCTACATCTATAGCAACAGGTGAGCTAGAATTAGTAGGAATCTCCCATTCTGTAATTGTATTTGTAGATGGAACGAAGCGACCAATCTTGTTCGCATCTGCTTCCACAAAGTAGACGTTTCGAGTCGAGGTATCTACATCTATAGCAACAGGTGAGCTCGAATTAGTAGGAATCTCCCATTGTGTGATTGTATTTGTGGATGGAACGAGTCTCCCGATCTTATTTGAGTTCGCATCGACAAAGTATACATTACCTCCAGCAAATGTACTACTTATCGCAAAACTATTGTCATTTTCAACATTGGGTGATGAAAGATTCCAGCTTTTAAGCATAGTTGAATTTTGGTCTGATGGTATAGCAAATGCCCCGAGAATACAAGAGCTAAATAAGAAAGTCAAACCTAATAAAGTAATCAAAATCTTCATAGTATACTTATTTAGTCAGTGCAAATTGGATTTAAACTTTGTACAAATCAAAATAATTTATTTCGAAATATCTCATAGTGGTATTTTTAGTATTGAGAATTGGTTAACGGACATCTTAAATAAAAATAACTTAATGAAAAGTTTATCCATTGGTTCTCAAATCCAATAAAATACTATTGAAAAATAAACTCACAAAGTAGGGCAATTGGCATTTTAGGACAAATTAGAGTTTGTATCGAAGCGATAATAATATTACTTAAATAAAGCCAAAGTATTATAGCCTTATGAATCTTAGAGGTTTATTTTTATCCAATGTTGAGAAGCGAAGAAATGAATTACTATTACTATTCTCCCTCCTAGTCTTTACAACAATTATGCTGGGATTTTCGTTATCATCCTTTGATGCGTTTGCTCAAACTACGTCTGAGCTTAGGGACAGCTTGATTTCAAGGGGTGATGCACTTTCAAACTCTAGTAGTAATAATCAAGCCAATAGTAACAATACTGAAACCAATAGTACGTCTTCACAATCATTACCTGCTGATACTCCAAATGTATATGAGCTATTCGACCAAGGTAATGCACTTAGAAACATGGGTAACAATACAGGAGCTATATACTTTTATGACAAGGCGTTGACTCTCGATCCTTCAAACGAGCATGTTTTGTACAATATGGCAAATGCC from Candidatus Nitrosocosmicus hydrocola carries:
- a CDS encoding virginiamycin B lyase family protein → MKILITLLGLTFLFSSCILGAFAIPSDQNSTMLKSWNLSSPNVENDNSFAISSTFAGGNVYFVDANSNKIGRLVPSTNTITQWEIPTNSSSPVAIDVDTSTRNVYFVEADANKIGRFVPSTNTITEWEIPTNSSSPVAIDVDNSDGNAYFVEADANKIGRLDPSTNTITEWEIPTNSSSPVAITKNSNNEEVYFVEADANKIGRLDLSTNTITEWEIGTSGANLTDLTMGSGGDEVYFVEADANKIGRLDLSTNTITEWEIPTNSSSPVAIDFDTSTRNVYFVEADANKIGRLDPSNEQFTEWSLPNEPATIDVDSSGSIYYIDKNGKNINRLS